GTTGTCGAGCATCCCGGCGTACCAGCGCACGCGCTGGCGGTGCAGCGTCGTGAACGTCGGCATCAGCTCGGTGCTGCACCGGCAGTCCGACGGGGCGACGAGCCGCCAGCCGCGGGTCCGCAGCGCGAGCGTCAGCTCGGAGTCCTCCGTGACGGCGGCGCGGTCGTACACGTCGCCGCGCGGCCCCGGCAGGACGTCGCCGCGGTGCTCCGCCACGTCCGCGAGCGCCTGGTAGCGGAACACCGACGCGGTGCCGGTGACGACGGCCACCCGGCCGGTCGTGAGGATCTTCGACGCGTAGCGCGTGTACTCGTTCGCCTGGCAGCGCTCGACCATCCCGTGCGCGCCGTCGCCGTGGAAGATGCCGCTCACCGCGCCGAGCGCCGGGTCGGAGTCGAGGTGCGCCAGGGCGGTCTCGACGAACGTCGGGGCGATCCGCGTGTCCGCGTCCAGCACCAGCACGTACTCCGGCGGCGCGACCGCGAGCGCGGCGAGCGCCTGGTTGAGGGCGCCGGCCTTGCGGTCCGCGTTGTCGCGGGTGCGCAGCACGCGGGCGCCGAACGCGTGGGCGACCTCCGGGGTCGCGTCCGTGCAGCGGTCGGCGACGACGGTCACCGCGGACGGCCGCACGGTCTGACGGCGCAGCGCGCGCAGGGTGCCCGGCAGGGCGGCCTGCTCGTCGTGCGCGGGCACCAGCACCACCAGCCGGGAGCGGTCGACGGACCGGCGTGCGGTCTGCCGCTGCGGCGTCCCGTGCGGGGCGGGCGCGGGTGCGGTGGGCATGGGGACCTCCGGGGCGCTCGGGCACCCGGGTGTCGGCAGGACCGGGTGCGGTGTGCACCCATCGGACCTCCGCGGGGGTGGTGCTCACCGGCCGCGCGACGCCCGCGAGCAGGGCGCGGCACGCGGTGGAGCAGCCGGGCGCGAGGCGGCGAGCGACCCGGGCGGCGGTGCTCACGAGG
This is a stretch of genomic DNA from Cellulomonas sp. ES6. It encodes these proteins:
- a CDS encoding glycosyltransferase family 2 protein, which encodes MPTAPAPAPHGTPQRQTARRSVDRSRLVVLVPAHDEQAALPGTLRALRRQTVRPSAVTVVADRCTDATPEVAHAFGARVLRTRDNADRKAGALNQALAALAVAPPEYVLVLDADTRIAPTFVETALAHLDSDPALGAVSGIFHGDGAHGMVERCQANEYTRYASKILTTGRVAVVTGTASVFRYQALADVAEHRGDVLPGPRGDVYDRAAVTEDSELTLALRTRGWRLVAPSDCRCSTELMPTFTTLHRQRVRWYAGMLDNLRAYGLTPVTVRYHLQQAALTLGTLTWWAMLAIMLGAALAGTFVWQAFWLAVGAVFVVERLVTVWDGGPRARWLSAAVLPELVYDTALQCAYLHAWVTHLRGRQPSWGHLAPARA